A genomic segment from Etheostoma spectabile isolate EspeVRDwgs_2016 chromosome 11, UIUC_Espe_1.0, whole genome shotgun sequence encodes:
- the serpine3 gene encoding putative serpin E3 yields the protein MCRLPVASLFICFWLVERSHCNGSLQDSMGELHTRFTVSLYQTLIETENNSNLIVSPVSVSLSLGLLQLGARGNTLAELEGTLGYNVKDAQVQDFLLHSQSDMSNTSQGMWLQQTCTLFVQSGVQLLTEFTQHAAAWANTSIVRANFSQPNHDRGKLERGGHNQDETWPLQAGSSSGELSGSGEAQTEALWWGHRLQMALVNTVAFRGVWQKQFQFTNTQNLPFILSDGSAIKVPMMYQATEVSFGQFRTASDQRYTVLELPYLGRSLSLQVVLASERKTPLSSLESQLTARQVASWDTGLRRTKMDIFLPRFRMQNKFNLRSALPAMGISDAFNPTAADFTGISVEESLYVSDAFHQVRIEVTEDGTKAAAATAMVLLKRSRAPVFKADRPFLFLLRQINTGSILFMGRVMNPIDQAP from the exons ATGTGTCGCCTGCCAGTGGCTTCCCTCTTCATTTGTTTCTGGTTGGTGGAGAGAAGCCACTGTAACGGAAGTCTTCAGGACAGCATGGGAGAGCTGCACACCAGGTTCACTGTCAGCCTCTATCAGACGCTCATCGAGACAGAGAACAACTCCAACCTGATCGTGTCACCAGTGAGCGTCTCCTTGTCTCTAGGGCTGCTCCAACTCGGTGCCAGGGGCAACACGCTGGCTGAGCTGGAGGGAACACTCGGATACAATGTGAAGG ATGCCCAGGTACAGGACTTCCTGTTACATTCACAGAGTGACATGAGCAACACCAGCCAGGGAATGTGGCTGCAGCAGACCTGCACATTATTCGTCCAGAGCGGCGTCCAGCTCTTGACAGAGTTTACTCAGCATGCAGCAGCCTGGGCCAACACCAGCATTGTCCGAGCCAACTTCAGCCAGCCCAACCATGATCGCGGCAAGCTGGAGCGAGGTGGACACAACCAAG ATGAGACGTGGCCCCTCCAGGCAGGAAGCAGCAGCGGGGAGCTGTCGGGCTCAGGCGAGGCCCAGACAGAGGCCCTGTGGTGGGGACACCGCCTGCAAATGGCCCTGGTCAACACGGTGGCCTTCAGGGGCGTCTGGCAGAAACAGTTCCAGTTCACCAACACCCAAAACCTGCCATTTATCCTCTCTGATGGGAGTGCCATCAAGGTGCCCATGATGTATCAGGCTACAGAGGTCAGCTTTG GTCAGTTCAGGACAGCATCAGATCAGCGTTACACCGTGTTGGAGCTGCCGTACCTGGGCCGCTCCCTGAGCCTGCAGGTGGTCCTGGCCAGCGAGAGGAAGACGCCGCTGTCCTCCCTCGAGTCCCAGCTCACCGCTCGCCAGGTCGCCTCCTGGGACACCGGCCTGCGCAGAACCAAAATGGACATCTTCCTACCCAG GTTCAGAATGCAGAACAAGTTCAATCTGAGGTCAGCGCTTCCGGCCATGGGCATCAGTGATGCCTTTAACCCGACAGCAGCTGATTTCACTGGAATATCAG TGGAGGAGAGTCTTTATGTGTCTGATGCCTTCCATCAAGTGAGAATAGAAGTCACAGAAGATGGGACAAAGGCAGCTGCTGCTACAG CTATGGTGCTACTCAAACGATCCCGTGCACCTGTTTTCAAGGCAGACCGGCCATTCCTATTTCTGCTACGACAGATTAACACAG GATCCATCTTGTTCATGGGCCGAGTGATGAACCCAATAGACCAAGCACCCTAG